From a single Eremothecium sinecaudum strain ATCC 58844 chromosome III, complete sequence genomic region:
- the PEP7 gene encoding phosphatidylinositol-3-phosphate binding protein (Syntenic homolog of Ashbya gossypii AGR365C; Syntenic homolog of Saccharomyces cerevisiae YDR323C (PEP7)), with protein MSEAGGSDDREGSNSVNGSNGSDELYQCPVCNEDIKGLASLNMHLDVAHGFNDEQSNSKANNAPKRVKQARYGSSKNVDRPDGKVRPLINQSHWQPIQPWKSTCFACKKVLNANNGMMNCAKCGEVFCKRDCGFLVMLNKNATYDPINGEWFACCRECMEDRKGYNDYGQATDLSRTYVEMRNAKNEDTELRVLQLEARLIRLVDGIVDINKKHEDSTFSSIRVNRELSTFERAVTPWRTDETSSKCSMCERYFNLLLRKHHCRLCGRLVCDNAFTNCSNDIPIHKIANSALHLPIKDLESAKKVNTTLKVCTDCIRYVFAKRSFQNDKVSKELPPLLSKFNELDTISRIITRILPRFKQLLTTVNIKNQNPEKNDIEELTKLRRRLLETFMVYEKLAKQLFHTKPTNAAEQKIHASIQAKATIFIQENMLPLKNVPQVLAPPPPYVESEDKKGQLLFNNLTIPEVKSYREQLMVLKEQKFIVEGLVLAATKQRKFDEIITLKQNIAELETQINDIENKLGDEGFN; from the coding sequence ATGTCGGAAGCTGGTGGTAGCGATGATAGGGAAGGTTCTAATAGCGTTAATGGGAGTAACGGCTCAGACGAGTTATACCAATGTCCAGTATGTAATGAGGATATTAAAGGGTTAGCTTCCCTAAATATGCACTTGGATGTTGCGCACGGTTTCAACGATGAACAATCAAATTCTAAGGCTAATAATGCTCCCAAGAGGGTTAAGCAGGCCAGATATGGCTCCTCGAAGAATGTTGATAGACCAGATGGTAAAGTAAGGCCCCTTATAAACCAATCACATTGGCAGCCAATTCAGCCGTGGAAGTCCACTTGTTTTGCTTGTAAGAAAGTCCTCAATGCTAATAATGGAATGATGAACTGTGCGAAATGTGGAGAGGTGTTTTGCAAACGTGATTGCGGTTTTTTGGTGATGTTGAATAAAAATGCTACCTATGACCCGATAAATGGAGAATGGTTTGCATGCTGTAGAGAGTGCATGGAGGATAGAAAGGGCTATAATGACTACGGGCAGGCTACCGATTTGTCAAGAACATATGTAGAGATGCGTAATGCGAAGAATGAGGATACAGAGCTTCGTGTTTTGCAACTAGAGGCCCGCCTTATACGACTAGTTGATGGGATAGTAGACATTAACAAGAAACACGAAGATTCAACCTTCTCCTCTATAAGAGTAAACCGGGAGCTTTCAACCTTTGAAAGAGCAGTTACTCCATGGCGTACAGATGAAACATCTTCCAAGTGCTCCATGTGTGAGCGGTACTTCAACCTGCTGCTGCGAAAACATCATTGCAGACTGTGTGGAAGGCTTGTTTGTGACAATGCCTTCACCAATTGCTCTAACGATATACCTATCCATAAGATTGCGAATTCAGCGTTGCATTTACCTATCAAGGACCTCGAAAGTGCAAAGAAAGTCAACACCACGCTGAAGGTATGCACTGACTGTATAAGGTACGTTTTTGCGAAAAGATCATTCCAAAATGACAAGGTGTCTAAGGAACTACCGCCTTTACTTTCAAAGTTCAACGAACTGGACACAATATCAAGGATAATAACAAGGATACTTCCCCGGTTTAAGCAATTGTTGACAACCGTGAATATCAAAAATCAAAATCCAGAGAAAAACGATATAGAAGAACTCACAAAACTCAGAAGAAGACTATTAGAGACTTTTATGGTATATGAGAAGCTTGCAAAGCAACTCTTCCATACAAAACCAACCAATGCGGCAGAACAGAAGATCCATGCTTCCATACAAGCCAAGGCAACCATCTTTATTCAAGAGAATATGTTACCTTTGAAGAATGTTCCACAGGTATTAGCTCCCCCTCCTCCTTACGTAGAATCGGAGGATAAAAAGGGTCAATTACTCTTCAACAACCTAACTATTCCGGAGGTCAAGAGCTATAGGGAACAACTTATGGTTCTAAAGGAACAGAAATTCATAGTGGAGGGTTTAGTTCTTGCTGCTACAAAACAGAGAaaatttgatgaaataATCACCCTTAAGCAGAATATAGCAGAGCTCGAAACACAGATAAATGATATAGAGAACAAACTGGGAGATGAAGGGTTTAATTGA
- a CDS encoding uncharacterized protein (Syntenic homolog of Ashbya gossypii AGR366W; Syntenic homolog of Saccharomyces cerevisiae YHR078W), which yields MGDVILSIIVLLTFTIVFNRCYKVLWYKLPRLFELTGTTEASNEYSEMTNGITRNDNKFLYKFHTEYSLSSATVSNFIRVIVSGTFGLCIVAIEIVIWQIKTADDEYKGGILTTWLWPILILLLSLSLILVQPFCILITLFDKFLDWRWNVKPLLVPSCLATITWIFLLHYVTLGPFYFTGNLLTKLSILGVTIMSTLSGVASISTLYYVVMFFIDGNENAATMLNNVYHRVAFNFVGTAKLRERMANHKAAVEESIAVMKEVNDPSSVHDSLIREQLIEKIAWYQLEISRIEKLLQESREVRLAKRMFHCVFLLYCTYKLISTFFIRLPTIIFHAFKFPSDYNYENLYEGPEANTGDPLAVTLANIFDFFIFRFTHQQDLDALTKQVSLLLSISLFICSLSTVTTTISYLLTLLPMKLQLLTLSTLQDNNVATLPVTTREPENKCTGNPSIIKNLIVSELTGVYIISTILMVRSNLPYDVSKRLNELLGEKFAVPDIVIDVWFDKVFALSSILTFTGIVIAGVAIKKTL from the coding sequence ATGGGAGACGTGATTCTATCTATTATAGTACTTCTCACATTTACCATCGTCTTCAATCGATGCTATAAAGTGCTATGGTATAAGCTGCCGCGTTTGTTCGAACTTACTGGAACGACGGAAGCGTCTAATGAATACTCAGAAATGACAAATGGTATAACTCGAAATGATAATAAATTCCTTTACAAGTTTCATACTGAATATTCATTGTCATCAGCCACTGTATCCAACTTCATTAGGGTAATTGTTTCAGGGACATTCGGATTATGTATTGTAGCCATAGAAATTGTTATTTGGCAAATTAAAACGGCTGATGACGAGTATAAAGGAGGTATATTGACTACTTGGTTATGGCCTATATTAATTCTATTACTTTCATTATCTTTAATATTGGTTCAGCCATTTTGTATTCTGATTACTTTGTTTGATAAGTTTCTGGACTGGAGATGGAATGTTAAACCGCTTTTGGTTCCAAGTTGTTTAGCTACGATAACTTGGATCTTTCTCCTGCATTATGTGACTTTAGGTcctttttattttactgGGAATTTATTAACGAAGCTTTCTATTCTGGGGGTTACAATAATGAGTACTTTATCGGGAGTTGCATCCATTTCTACACTGTACTACGTGGTTATGTTCTTTATAGACGGGAATGAGAATGCTGCCACGATGTTGAATAATGTGTACCATCGCGTGGCTTTTAATTTTGTTGGCACTGCAAAGTTGAGGGAGAGGATGGCTAACCATAAGGCCGCTGTTGAGGAAAGTATTGCTGTGATGAAGGAAGTAAATGATCCATCTAGTGTGCATGATTCACTGATCCGGGAGCAGTTGATAGAGAAGATTGCTTGGTATCAATTGGAAATTTCTAGGATAGAGAAACTCTTACAGGAGTCAAGAGAGGTACGTTTAGCGAAACGAATGTTCCATTGTGTGTTTCTACTGTACTGCACATATAAGCTGATCTCGACATTTTTTATAAGGTTGCCAACGATAATATTTCATGCATTTAAGTTCCCATCAGACTACAATTATGAAAACCTATACGAGGGTCCTGAAGCTAATACTGGTGATCCCCTCGCCGTGACTCTAGCGAATATCTTCGACTTTTTTATCTTCAGATTTACACACCAGCAGGATTTGGATGCTCTGACAAAGCAAGTTTCACTTCTTCTTTCAATCAGTTTGTTCATATGCTCACTGTCGACTGTCACGACCACTATCTCGTATCTTCTAACTTTGCTTCCTATGAAGCTTCAACTATTGACATTATCCACACTACAAGACAATAATGTAGCAACTCTACCTGTTACTACACGTGAACCGGAAAATAAGTGTACTGGAAATCCTTCTATCATTAAGAATTTGATAGTATCCGAACTAACTGGTGTTTATATTATTTCTACGATTTTAATGGTGCGGTCCAATTTGCCTTATGATGTATCAAAAAGATTAAATGAACTGTTGGGCGAGAAGTTCGCCGTACCGGACATAGTGATTGACGTGTGGTTTGACAAAGTGTTTGCACTGAGTTCGATACTAACATTCACTGGGATTGTGATAGCCGGCGTAGCTATTAAAAAGACTTTATAA
- the NMD2 gene encoding Nmd2p (Syntenic homolog of Ashbya gossypii AGR364C; Syntenic homolog of Saccharomyces cerevisiae YHR077C (NMD2); 1-intron in Ashbya gossypii), whose translation MDKEQRLQLLKLNCEAWHGVDVYPNRSNKLDSSIKRNTGFIKKLKLGITKDSKDLLLKDIGEVLLEKYLSEVIAGTNESLSKLSGKNEDLLAAVEVVSALHQRFGSSFTIKLMELFVCNFLHPVDDIEGEKEELNRVNHLKALLKLFTELYLLGLFNHMDEVPGERLPNFLTRNTALPLANILKYTIAYNHKNGIRLSLAITFIKRYPGLCIEDDTSLDEFIHHDSLKTSLKELFTALADNVLKRTAELSRKLNKLRKEHQKAQIRTGKLFDEYAVQYKDMRPVFERYKAAADVLAEYYNLQLPELADINYEIESEEVKTVITTPVKNNSANLWSSEEIRKFYEDLPSISKPGIELANSNSPTTKKLNKFFSDLEECETKEMIDKLSERYWSASLDNKATRKRLVKVFTEQEDMNKLRLYARFLATNVNLMPDVKDEIVEYLDSALKTQFHNHRINVKHINYFCEMVKFGLVPKFIILYKIRVLVMNLLLPYNIEILTVFFENLGRFLNNNPEYSAQMANMMELIREKKKDHRLPLTCKNALENLILLIYPPKLSSSSLQGKTLTVEQRFYRALIRKELHLVGFKKTTALLKRANWKDEDVYKTLLSLFTKPHKIGYQSISLMAECLASIYLYRREFVVRTVDAILENIERNLEINEDSYNMKQIAQVTYMSWIFNYGMVRSEVILETMYHILKYGYPNGRPTASYINPYDLPDDYFRIRLISTIISNMEKTTPNWEKKFPLFLRFFEYYILTKSNPLPKDIEACVSNIFDSYASTLNFERATDISDCVQRLEETLKQMGVKKATHEEQEEENDEPVTVDVSENDSSDDDSSDNQEVDAQNNSPNYNDNFNSDSQVEVESNENSDDSDDAFIVTRDLEKKRIEEEYGKETLSYDDLKAEEEMEKQYQLVMQQALESRKNEKVSMNSIPILASGINTYDRSGAGDRNSEDKPGKVAFTFLNKSGKKTQARSIALPDNVKFVSDALEGEQRLKSERERIKKIVLSRNFE comes from the exons ATGGAC AAAGAGCAAAGGTTACAATTGCTAAAGTTAAACTGTGAAGCTTGGCATGGTGTAGACGTGTATCCCAATAGATCTAATAAGCTTGATTCAAGTATAAAGAGGAATACTGGCTTTATTAAAAAGCTAAAGTTAGGTATTACAAAAGATTCTAAGGATTTACTACTTAAAGACATAGGTGAAGTACTATTAGAAAAATACCTATCAGAGGTTATTGCAGGAACAAATGAAAGCTTATCAAAACTATCGGGGAAAAATGAAGATTTGCTAGCCGCAGTTGAGGTGGTTAGTGCATTACACCAAAGATTTGGTAGTAGCTTTACGATTAAGTTAATGGAATTGTTTGTCTGTAATTTTTTGCACCCGGTGGATGATATTGAAGGTGAAAAGGAAGAACTCAATCGGGTGAATCACTTGAAAGCGTTGTTAAAACTCTTCACAGAACTGTACCTTCTAGGTCTCTTTAATCATATGGACGAAGTTCCAGGGGAAAGGTTGCCCAATTTTCTAACCAGAAACACAGCATTGCCTTTGGCTAATATTCTAAAATATACGATAGCATACAATCATAAGAACGGGATCAGGTTAAGTCTTGCTATAACGTTTATTAAAAGGTATCCGGGCCTTTGTATAGAGGATGATACATCATTAGATGAATTTATTCATCATGACAGCTTGAAGACATCATTGAAAGAACTTTTTACGGCACTAGCTGATAATGTGCTTAAAAGAACCGCAGAATTGAGTAGGAAACTGAATAAGCTACGGAAAGAGCATCAGAAAGCTCAAATACGTACTGGTAAACTATTTGATGAATATGCGGTACAATACAAGGATATGAGACCGGTTTTTGAACGGTACAAAGCAGCTGCTGATGTCCTGGCAGAATACTACAATCTTCAGTTACCGGAACTGGCAGATATAAATTACGAGATAGAATCGGAGGAGGTTAAGACTGTAATAACCACTCCAGTTAAAAATAATAGTGCTAATTTGTGGTCTAGTGAAGAAATAAGGAAATTCTATGAGGATTTACCATCAATTTCCAAACCTGGTATAGAACTTGCTAATTCCAATTCGCCTACTACTAAGAAGCTTAACAAATTCTTTTCTGATTTGGAGGAATGTGAAACGAAGGAAATGATCGATAAATTATCAGAACGATATTGGTCTGCCTCTTTGGATAACAAAGCAACTCGCAAGAGGCTTGTTAAAGTTTTTACAGAACAGGAAGACATGAATAAACTAAGACTTTATGCAAGGTTTCTCGCAACGAATGTGAACTTAATGCCTGACGTGAAAGATGAAATAGTAGAGTATTTGGACAGTGCCCTTAAAACCCAATTCCATAACCATAGGATTAATGTGAAGCATATTAACTATTTCTGCGAGATGGTAAAATTTGGTTTAGTACCGAAGTTCATTATTCTGTATAAGATCAGAGTTCTTGTCATGAATCTACTACTGCCATATAACATAGAGATACTAACTGTGTTTTTTGAAAACCTTGGTCGGTTTTTGAACAACAACCCAGAATATAGTGCACAGATGGCAAACATGATGGAGCTTATCAGggaaaagaaaaaagatCACAGGTTACCACTAACGTGCAAAAATGCATTGGAGAACTTAATACTGTTAATATATCCTCCAAAGTTAAGTTCTTCAAGCCTTCAAGGTAAGACCCTGACAGTCGAGCAGAGGTTTTACAGGGCTCTCATAAGGAAGGAACTTCATTTGGTAGGTTTTAAAAAAACTACAGCACTGTTGAAGAGAGCAAATTGGAAAGACGAGGATGTTTACAAGACCCTGTTGTCTTTATTTACAAAACCCCACAAGATTGGTTACCAGTCGATATCTCTCATGGCTGAATGTCTAGCGTCCATTTATTTATATCGTAGAGAATTTGTTGTGCGTACTGTGGACGCAATATTGGAAAATATCGAGCGTAACCTCGAAATCAATGAGGATAGCTATAATATGAAACAAATTGCACAAGTTACTTATATGTCCTGGATTTTTAACTACGGTATGGTTAGAAGTGAAGTGATTCTAGAGACCATGTATCATATCTTAAAGTATGGCTATCCAAATGGTCGACCTACCGCATCATACATTAATCCGTATGATCTACCAGATGACTACTTCCGTATAAGATTAATATCCACCATTATTTCAAATATGGAAAAGACGACTCCCAACTGGGAGAAGAAGTTTCCTCTCTTTCTAAGGTTTTTCGAATACTACATTCTAACAAAAAGCAATCCTTTGCCCAAAGACATAGAGGCTTGTGTTTCTAACATTTTTGACAGTTATGCTTCAACTTTAAATTTCGAAAGAGCCACGGACATTTCCGACTGTGTTCAGCGGTTGGAAGAAACGTTAAAACAGATGGGTGTTAAGAAAGCCACCCAtgaagagcaagaagaagaaaacgATGAACCCGTAACTGTGGATGTAAGTGAGAATGATTCCAGTGATGATGACTCCAGTGACAATCAAGAAGTAGATGCACAAAATAATTCACCAAATTATAATGACAACTTTAACAGTGATTCACAAGTAGAAGTTGAGAGTAATGAAAACAGTGACGATTCTGACGACGCTTTTATAGTTACTAGAGACCTAGAAAAGAAGAGGATTGAGGAAGAATACGGAAAAGAAACATTGTCCTACGACGATCTTAAGGCAGAGGAAGAAATGGAAAAGCAATATCAACTAGTAATGCAACAAGCATTGGAGTCTCGCAAAAATGAAAAGGTTTCGATGAATAGTATTCCTATTCTAGCATCTGGAATTAACACATACGATAGAAGTGGGGCTGGAGACCGCAACTCCGAGGATAAACCAGGCAAAGTAGCTTTTACATTCCTTAATAAGAGCGGAAAGAAAACTCAGGCACGTTCAATTGCCCTCCCAGATAATGTAAAATTCGTCAGCGACGCTTTGGAAGGAGAACAACGGTTGAAGAGTGAAAGAGAACGCATTAAAAAAATTGTATTAAGTAGAAATTTCGAATAA
- the TIM11 gene encoding F1F0 ATP synthase subunit e (Syntenic homolog of Ashbya gossypii AGR362C; Syntenic homolog of Saccharomyces cerevisiae YDR322C-A (TIM11)), with product MSTLNVLRYSALALGIAVGVKNDWSLKASAKDEAANKKLQHELELVEKAKTEYKKLNPPPKKQANVENTKFDLEDPNFDIAAAILGSIDSLKQ from the coding sequence ATGTCAACATTGAATGTTTTGAGATACTCAGCATTAGCTTTGGGCATTGCTGTAGGTGTGAAAAACGACTGGTCTTTAAAGGCCAGTGCAAAAGATGAAGCTGCTAATAAAAAATTGCAACATGAATTGGAGTTGGTTGAAAAAGCCAAGACTGAGTATAAGAAGCTAAATCCTCCTCCAAAGAAGCAGGCTAATGTTGAGAACACGAAGTTCGATCTTGAAGACCCAAATTTTGACATTGCAGCTGCAATTTTGGGATCTATAGATTCCTTAAAGCAATAA
- the PTC7 gene encoding type 2C protein phosphatase PTC7 (Syntenic homolog of Ashbya gossypii AGR363W; Syntenic homolog of Saccharomyces cerevisiae YHR076W (PTC7)), with protein sequence MLSMLISVRSTRYARSMFVILLSLIGHLILTRLGFYQSTSRRFFTYSSPKSSYGSQSSGDASGASYFTYQVAVAYQAKDRREPIYGNVKLASLTGEDNYFIAKKSNNRLIAGVADGVGGWAEHGYDSSAISRELCNVLKEISLSDSKTLPPKKLLDEAYKKIVEEEIVKVGGTTAIIADFGPDGQMKVANLGDSWCGVFRDSQLVFETVFQTVAFNAPYQLAIIPDDVRKTARKRGGSFIENSPNDADEYVFQLKPNDIIILATDGVTDNIDRKDMEIFIKDREGINDLQAATDEFVSKVAELSKNKMFPSVFSQEVSKLTGKPYLGGKEDDITVVAVKVN encoded by the coding sequence ATGCTCAGCATGTTAATTAGTGTCAGGTCTACTAGATATGCTAGAAGTATGTTCGTTATCCTTCTGTCACTGATAGGCCATTTAATACTAACAAGATTAGGCTTTTACCAGTCAACCTCTCGGCGTTTCTTTACATATTCGTCCCCTAAGTCGTCATATGGCTCCCAATCTTCGGGAGATGCATCTGGCGCAAGCTACTTTACCTACCAGGTAGCTGTTGCATACCAGGCGAAGGATCGCCGCGAGCCCATCTATGGGAACGTTAAACTAGCCTCGCTTACTGGAGAAGATAATTACTTTATTGCTAAAAAATCCAATAATAGGCTAATTGCCGGTGTTGCTGACGGTGTTGGAGGCTGGGCAGAGCATGGTTACGACTCTAGTGCAATTTCTCGTGAGTTGTGCAATGTTTTGAAGGAGATTTCTTTGAGCGACTCGAAGACCTTGCCGCCTAAAAAATTGCTAGATGAGGCTTACAAAAAGATAGTGGAGGAAGAGATAGTAAAGGTAGGAGGAACTACGGCAATTATTGCCGATTTTGGACCTGATGGGCAGATGAAAGTTGCAAATTTGGGTGATTCTTGGTGTGGTGTGTTCCGAGACAGCCAGCTTGTGTTTGAGACGGTTTTCCAGACCGTTGCGTTCAATGCTCCATATCAGTTAGCAATTATCCCTGACGATGTACGCAAAACTGCTAGAAAGCGTGGTGGTTCTTTCATTGAAAACAGTCCTAACGATGCTGATGAATATGTTTTCCAATTGAAGCCCAATGACATTATTATATTGGCTACAGACGGCGTCACAGATAATATCGACCGAAAAGACATGGAAATTTTTATCAAAGATCGTGAAGGCATTAATGACTTGCAAGCAGCAACTGATGAGTTCGTATCTAAGGTTGCGGAGCTAAGTAAAAATAAAATGTTCCCAAGTGTGTTTTCTCAGGAAGTTTCGAAATTGACCGGCAAACCATATCTTGGAGGTAAAGAAGATGATATCACTGTTGTTGCAGTAAAGGTGAATTAA
- the UTP4 gene encoding small subunit rRNA maturation protein UTP4 (Syntenic homolog of Ashbya gossypii AGR367C; Syntenic homolog of Saccharomyces cerevisiae YDR324C (UTP4)): protein MTKNQTAVHRLRFVPYTPGNITALAFSHNSTTKLTPSDLRLALGRSDGNIEIWNPRDSWFQELVLQGGKDRTIEGLCWCNVPGEPLRLFSIGGSTVVTEWDFTTGLPIKNYDCNSGVIWSIAINESNNKLAVGCDNGSVVLIDISGGRGSLEHDRILTRQNSRVLAVTWVKDEGVIGGCSDGRIRIWCAKVGSPDIGRLQHTMKVDKSKKESTLVWSVLYLPITNQIVSGDSTGSVKFWDHRYATLVQSFKVHQADVLCLTADLANMKVFSAGVDRKIYQFTNAPSGGTMKWTPSSNRLFHSNDIRCMASYQSKGCDFIVSGGVEKSLVISPLDSFSDGNYRKMPLVAPFRKNALINQARRLVVSWQENIVKIWQIGDDLSAEKNYKLVSKLVLKCEQNIASCALSPNGDVLVVGQPSMTKVFHLQPTETKLKVTKLDNDLLTITGCKFVQFVTNSKVILCTSDDELFTVDLESDEDETKQVIELLDVQQTMTSIKLPYINTVNHLHVNGGSLAVISRVCGAVDLVDLETGHVKPLIRLMNFITAIAFTNRNTVLLITSENKLYEFNTNSDGNLLTSWCKKNAENLPSEFIQLKDKCVSIFPDMQNKNKVWFWGASWLASLDLSIDLPVSKRKKAKKHTRDGLTINDESNFINDGAAEEEDDDLELAEEFLSKSDGSKPHGNLQLENKNSANFFFTDKYRPILFAALLSENEIAIIERPAFMVTQPPSFQQQKLRF from the coding sequence ATGACTAAAAATCAAACTGCCGTTCATCGGTTGAGGTTTGTCCCATATACTCCAGGTAATATAACCGCACTTGCATTTTCTCATAATTCTACAACAAAACTTACACCAAGTGATTTAAGATTGGCTCTAGGAAGATCTGATGGTAATATAGAGATTTGGAACCCCAGAGATAGTTGGTTTCAAGAGCTTGTTCTCCAAGGTGGCAAGGATAGGACCATTGAAGGTCTTTGCTGGTGTAATGTTCCTGGGGAGCCATTGAGGTTATTTTCTATTGGAGGTTCAACTGTTGTTACTGAGTGGGACTTTACTACTGGTTTGCCTATAAAAAATTATGACTGTAATTCGGGTGTTATCTGGTCAATTGCCATCAATGAATCAAATAACAAATTAGCAGTTGGTTGTGATAATGGTAGTGTTGTATTAATTGACATTTCTGGAGGCAGGGGAAGCTTGGAACATGACCGTATTCTAACCAGACAGAATTCCCGTGTTTTAGCTGTGACCTGGGTCAAGGATGAAGGCGTTATTGGAGGGTGCTCCGATGGAAGAATAAGAATTTGGTGTGCGAAAGTGGGTAGTCCAGATATAGGTAGATTACAGCATACTATGAAAGTAGATAAGTCTAAAAAGGAGTCAACTCTAGTTTGGTCGGTACTATATTTGCCAATAACAAACCAAATAGTTTCGGGAGATTCCACTGGTTCTGTTAAGTTTTGGGATCACCGCTATGCTACACTTGTGCAATCTTTTAAAGTACACCAAGCAGATGTTTTGTGTTTGACTGCAGATCTGGCAAACATGAAGGTTTTCAGTGCTGGGGTTGATAGGAAAATTTACCAGTTTACAAATGCTCCTTCAGGTGGTACAATGAAATGGACACCCTCTTCTAACAGGCTTTTCCATTCGAATGATATTAGATGTATGGCATCCTACCAATCCAAGGGGTGTGATTTCATTGTATCTGGAGGCGTTGAAAAATCTCTTGTGATCAGTCCTTTGGACTCATTTTCAGATGGTAACTATAGAAAGATGCCCTTGGTTGCTCCATTTCGTAAAAACGCTTTGATAAATCAAGCTCGGCGTTTAGTTGTTTCATGGCAAGAGAATATCGTTAAAATCTGGCAGATAGGAGATGATTTATCAGCAGAAAAGAACTACAAACTAGTTTCTAAGCTAGTGTTGAAATGTGAGCAAAATATTGCTTCATGTGCTTTATCACCTAATGGTGATGTTCTTGTTGTTGGCCAACCATCCATGACAAAAGTATTTCACTTACAACCCACAGAAACGAAGTTGAAGGTTACCAAATTAGATAATGACCTTCTAACAATTACAGGCTGTAAGTTTGTGCAATTTGTTACCAACTCAAAAGTAATTCTTTGTACAAGCGATGATGAGCTATTTACTGTGGATCTAGAATCTGATGAAGACGAGACAAAACAAGTAATTGAACTACTGGATGTACAGCAAACAATGACGAGCATTAAATTACCATATATCAACACTGTTAATCACTTGCATGTAAATGGTGGATCGTTGGCTGTTATTTCTAGAGTGTGTGGTGCAGTTGATTTGGTCGATTTAGAAACTGGTCATGTAAAGCCATTAATCCGTCTCATGAACTTTATTACTGCTATCGCTTTCACCAATAGGAACACTGTACTATTAATTACATCAGAAAATAAGCTGTATGAATTCAACACAAACTCAGATGGTAACTTATTAACTTCTTGGTGTAAGAAGAATGCCGAAAACCTACCCTCAGAGTTCATCCAACTAAAGGACAAATGTGTCAGTATCTTCCCTGATATGCAAAACAAAAACAAGGTCTGGTTTTGGGGGGCTTCCTGGTTGGCAAGCTTAGATCTCAGTATTGATCTACCTGTCAGCAAGAGAAAGAAAGCGAAGAAACATACTCGTGATGGTTTGACTATTAACGATGAGAGCAATTTCATCAACGATGGAGctgctgaagaagaagacgatGATTTAGAACTGGCGGAAGAGTTTCTCAGTAAATCAGATGGCTCGAAGCCACACGGCAATTTACAATTGGAAAACAAGAACAGTGCGAACTTTTTCTTTACTGACAAATATAGGCCTATATTATTCGCCGCATTACTCTCTGAAAATGAAATAGCAATTATAGAGAGGCCTGCATTTATGGTTACACAACCACCTTCATTCCAACAACAAAAATTGCGTTTTTAA